GCTGCCGTTCTTCCAAGCTCGTGAGCCACGGCGCCTCCAGAGAAAACGCCCCACGCGAGATGACCGAATCCGGCAGGCCTGCGTCTGAGTCAACTTCAGAAACGGTTTGCTCGGCGATGATTTCGGCGCCTTCGGGATCGACCAGCACGCGGCCGGTATGATCGTCCACCTCAAACGGAATACGCTCCTGTTGCTGCGCCAACACTTCAGAATCAATGCGGGTGTGGCTCACCTTCTGCCTTTCATCATCCGCGTAGAACACTTCTTCGAATTCCCATTCCACCAGTTGGTCATAAAAGACGCAGGGTGTTTCCGAGAGCAGCGCCAACAGCGGCCGGTCACACACCACCGTGCCCTTCACCTCGACGAGCTTGCGGCCGGCCAGCCCGGCCTCAGCCCAGGATTGCAGCTCGGCAATGGCGGACGTCTCGGTGCGGCGGATCAAACCGAACTTGCGTTTCAACCACGCAACGCGCAGCGCGAAGATACCGGCCACGCCAAGGAGAGCTATTCCCAGAATGAGCGTCATGGCATTCATTTGAGCATTCGCATTCGCAATCGCAGCCGTGGCCGCGCTCACTGCTTCACAAAACTCTCGCGGCCGCCCACGACCGTGCGCAAGACTTCCACTTCGGGAATGCGCACCGGATCGAGGGCCAGCAGGTCTTCGGAGAGCACGACAAAATCCGCCAGGCGCTTGGCCGCCAGAATACCCGCGGCATTCTCTTGAAAGCCGGCATAGGCATTTCCAGCGGTGTAGCAGCGCAGCGCCTCTTCCACTGAAATTTCTTCCTCGGGCACCCAGCCGTCGGGATGCGCGCCGTCGAGCGTGCGGCGCGTCACCGCGGCATAGATGCCCCACAACGGCGAAATCGGCGCGACCGTCCAGTCCGATCCAAAGGTAAGCGGCGCATTCGAATCGAGTAGAGAACGAAACGCATAAGTCGTTTTGATGCGCTCCGGGCCGATACGTTTTTCCGCCCAGCGGCCGTCATCAATCGCGTGATAGGGTTGCATCGAGGGGATGACGCCCAACTCGGCAAAGCGGGGAATCGCGGCGCGCGTCAAATGTTGCGCATGCTCGATGCGAAAGCGCCGGTCGCGGCTGCCGTTTTGCGCCAGGGCTTGCGCATAGACATCGAGCAGCCAATCATTCGCCTGATCGCCGATGGCATGCACGGCCACCTGTAGGCCGGCGGAATCAGCCGCGAGAATCCAGCGCCGCAGCGCCGTCGTGTCGGTGGTCAACAATCCGGAAGTTGCGGGCGCGTCGTTATAGGGTTGGTAGAACCAGGCCGTGGTCGAGCCTAACGAACCATCGACAAAACCCTTGAGTCCCCCCCAACGCAACCAGGCCTCACCGCGGCCATTCGCTTGCACAAACTCCGCCAGGCGCGGCCAGGTGGCGAGCGGCACGAAGGAGTAGATGCGCAGCGAGAGCGCGCCGTTGGCGTGTGCGCGACGGTAGGTTTCGAGATCCGTCCAGCCGTAACTGCCCATGTCATGCACTTGCGTGACACCCAGCGCAGCCGCATGCGCCATGGCGCGCGCCAGTGCTTCATCATGCTCTGCGGCCGTGGGCGCGGGAATGACGCGGTACACCGGTGACATGGCCTCGTCTTTGAGAATGCCGGTTGGCTCGCCGGTCTTGGCCTCGCGCACGATCGTGCCGCCCTCCGGATCAGGCGTGTGACGATCGATGCCGGCCAGGGCCAGGGCCTTGGAATTGGCGAGCGCCATGTGGCCGTCGAGACGATTGACGAACACAGGATGATCCGGCGTAAACTTGTCGATCCAGTCACGCCGCGGCAACTCACCGCCCCAGGTTTCGTGATCCCAATCGCCGCCGGTGATCCAGCGGCCGGCGGGCAGCTTCTGCGCAAACGCGGCCAGGCGCTGCGCGAATTCCTCCGGGGACTGGGCGCCGCGCAAATCCACGCTGGCAAGCTGAAAACCGCCGCTCATGAAATGAGTGTGATTGTCAACGAAACCGGGCACCACGAATTTGCCAGCGAGATCGACAACACGGGTGGTCGCGCCGCGCCACGCCGTGATTTCCTCGGCAGAACCCACCGCCAGAATCTCTCCGTTGCCGATCGCCATCGCCTGTGCGCGCGGCGCATTCGGCACGCCGGTCCAGATGGAAGCGTTGGTATAGATGACTTCGGCTTTTTTTTGCGGAGATTGGCAGGCCAGCATGCAACAACTCCCAAAGACAAAAAACCACCAGAAACGCGTTTTCATCTGTCCTCCAGGTCTGCGACCGTTCCCCCGGCGCTGTCCGGCATTACCCGCCAGCAGCACGCTGGAAACAAGCTGCGCAGAACACCGCACGTTCAGAAATTCCGACAATGCTTTGCCTGCCGCGCCGCCTCATTCCGTTATTTGTTTCAAAGCGCCGCCACTGCTGATCAGAAAATTGCCCACGCTCTTGAAACCATTGCCGGCGTCGTTGAGCGCCGCGGCAGCGCTGTGCAGGTTGGCTGCCGTGGCCTGCAGGTGCGTGCTCACCGCGCGCAGCTTTTCAGCGCTGTCGGTAAGAGCATCGTTCACCGGTCCGAACAGGCTCGCTTGCGCCAGGGTAATCCCGTTCACGACTTCTACCGAGCCGATACCGACGGGAATGGAAGTGGTGGTAAAGGACACGGTGGGGACCTTCACTTTGCCGATCTCGCTGCCGGCATCTTCGAGAAAATCGGCGGTGTCATCCACTTTTTGCTTGCCGGCTGCGAGGGCTTCCGCGGCCTGCTCGACCACCTGGCGAGCATTCACCGGCGCGCCGTCCCCGCCCTTGATGAAGTTGCCGGCGCTGATCGCGCCCTGCCCGGCCTGCTGCATGCTTTCTCCCGCCGCCGCCAGCGCGGGCGGCAACAACTCGAGCAGGCGGGCCAACTGGTGGCGATTCTTCCAAATCAAACACAGGGCTTTGAAGAAAGCGATCATCACTCGCTCCTATTGATCCAGGCAATCGATCACAGTCTTCAGATACAGCATCATCATCCCCTTCATCTCGTCACGCACGATGCCGTCAGGCTGGTCGTCAAGTTCATCGTCTTCATCGTCTTCGTCTTCATCTTCTTCAATCTCATCCATATCGTCGTCATGTTCGTGCTCATGTTCCTCTTCGAGCTCATCTTCTTGCTCGAGTTCGAACTCTTCATCGAAGTCTTCTTCATCACCTTCCATGAGCGTCTCGACGGCATAGCGCAACACTTCCCGCTGGTTGTAAGAATCCATCAGCGCCTGCACCGTGCCGAGGAATTCTTCTTCGGAATCGCCTTCGAGGTATTCGAGCATGCTGAGATTGCGCCGGTCGACTTCCTCCAGCATGGCTTCCGTGACCGAAGCCGGACGCTTGTCGCCTTGCTGCAT
The window above is part of the bacterium genome. Proteins encoded here:
- a CDS encoding E3 ubiquitin ligase family protein; amino-acid sequence: MNAMTLILGIALLGVAGIFALRVAWLKRKFGLIRRTETSAIAELQSWAEAGLAGRKLVEVKGTVVCDRPLLALLSETPCVFYDQLVEWEFEEVFYADDERQKVSHTRIDSEVLAQQQERIPFEVDDHTGRVLVDPEGAEIIAEQTVSEVDSDAGLPDSVISRGAFSLEAPWLTSLEERQPREYRFQERALPVGAAVYVLAEAVLRDGELWLQKPSAGGRFVISIKSEEELLASGQRGIILARVAAWLCGLLGLAAVIYSLG
- a CDS encoding amidohydrolase, whose product is MKTRFWWFFVFGSCCMLACQSPQKKAEVIYTNASIWTGVPNAPRAQAMAIGNGEILAVGSAEEITAWRGATTRVVDLAGKFVVPGFVDNHTHFMSGGFQLASVDLRGAQSPEEFAQRLAAFAQKLPAGRWITGGDWDHETWGGELPRRDWIDKFTPDHPVFVNRLDGHMALANSKALALAGIDRHTPDPEGGTIVREAKTGEPTGILKDEAMSPVYRVIPAPTAAEHDEALARAMAHAAALGVTQVHDMGSYGWTDLETYRRAHANGALSLRIYSFVPLATWPRLAEFVQANGRGEAWLRWGGLKGFVDGSLGSTTAWFYQPYNDAPATSGLLTTDTTALRRWILAADSAGLQVAVHAIGDQANDWLLDVYAQALAQNGSRDRRFRIEHAQHLTRAAIPRFAELGVIPSMQPYHAIDDGRWAEKRIGPERIKTTYAFRSLLDSNAPLTFGSDWTVAPISPLWGIYAAVTRRTLDGAHPDGWVPEEEISVEEALRCYTAGNAYAGFQENAAGILAAKRLADFVVLSEDLLALDPVRIPEVEVLRTVVGGRESFVKQ